Genomic window (Chryseobacterium bernardetii):
TTTTTATTGTAGATGATGATCTGTTCTGTGCAAATGCTTATGAACAGTATCTGAAAAACCTCAACTATACTGATATCCTTTATTTTGCGACCGGAGAAGAATGCCTGAATAGTCTTGACCTTAAGCCTGATGTTATCTTCCTGGATCATAATATGGACGATATGAACGGTTTTGAAACCCTTAAAAAAATTAAAAGATATAATCCCAATATTTACGTCATTATGGTTTCCGGGCAAAAGGAAATCAATATTGCAGTAGATGCTTTGAAATATGGAGCTTTTGATTATCTGGTAAAAGACCACACCGTATGCCAGAAAATGCAGAACTCAATCAACAGAATTCTAAAGATACAGGAAGAAATTGATAAAGGCAACAGAAACAATGGCATCTTCCGCCTTTTTTCCTTGTTTTTCTAAAAAAATAAGCGATAAAAACCAGAATCAATATCAAAAAAACCTATGGAAAATAAAACAGAAATTAAGTATCAGGATATTCCGGAATCAAAAAAGTTTCGGAAGAAGACATAGCCAAATACATTCTCCTGTCTTATAAATTAAACAAATCTGACAACCTTAAAAAAACACAATTTATTATAAATACAGCTTCAATAAAACGTCAGGAAATAATTTAGACAAAGTACTGTTTGGCTCTTTATACAAATGATGAAAAAGTAATAATAAAAGCTTTAAAAAAACAAAGGTCCTATATATAAAGGATTGAGTCATTTCCCCAACCTCATCCACCATTTTATGGATCTGTTTTCTGAAAAAGAGTTTATTATTACACTAAGTGGGGCAGGTGGTGCCGGGAAATCTACGGTCATCTCCGATTTATCCTTAATTATTGAGAAAAACCTCGGTAATATTACATCATCGCCCCTCTTTTTACCCGTTCCCGGTGTACGGACGTAAAATTCCTTACCAAAGAATATAAAAAACTAATTGATATTGGCATAAAATAAACACAAAGAACATCTGGAATTAACTAAAAACAACAATCTTATTACCATACTCCAAACATTAACCCATGATTCTAACTACACACAATGAAAAAGTTTATTTTACAAATGAGAAATCCCTCTTTCGCATTTGATAAAGATCTGATTTCCCGCACAGTTCTGCAGTCTGCCCTGATTCCGGGGGATTATAGGAAAGCTGCTGGATTTGGCAGTACCATTAACAATTAAAAATATGATTATGAAAAAAATCAGCTTATTGATCAGCATTATTTATACAGTTCTTTCATCAGCTCAGGTAGGTATAGGAACAACAACTCCAGATCCGAATTCTGATATTACCTTAGGTTCTTCCAATAAAGGTTTACTTTTGAATAAAGTAGCACTTGCCTCCACCACATCCAATGTATACAGTGAAGGAATGTTTCTTTATAATACTGCTACAACCAACGATGTAACACCAGGTATTTATCTGAGTAACGGTTCTTCATGGACTAAAGTTATTGATGCCCTCACTTTACACTCAATATTATCCTCTAATTGGAAGGCAACAGGTAATAATCTTTCTGCCACAGACTTTATAGGAAGTACCAATGCGCAGCCTCTGATTCTGAAAACCAATGATAATGAAAGAGTCAGGATAGATTCGGATGGGAAACTTGGAATTGGAACTAATTCACCACAAGGGATTATAGATATCAGCTCAGCAAATTCAACACTTGTATTACCCAGAAATACAAATCCGCCAGCCAATATAAACAATCCTGTAGCAGGAATGGTTATATACGATTCATCCAATAAAACATTACGTTATTATAATGGAACACAATGGAGCACAATGATTTCCTCACAAACCCTTACAACAGCCAATGAAGGAGTTGTAAAGATGAACAGTGGTGCAGGAATAAAACCTTCGTTTGCTTTTAGAACATCAGGAGGAATTGCTTTAAACAGTTATCAAAATATCATCTACCAGACTCCGGTTAATATTATAACAGATTTTTCACCAGCCCCCGCAACAAGCTGGCCTGAAAACATTGCATCTCCAGCCGTAGCCAATATCTATGACCAAAGTAATGGTAGATTTCTTGATAATTCAGTGGCAGGGCAGGTTAATACATGGAGAATTATTGCCAAATATGAAAACAAAAATAATGGTTCGGTAGCATTTGTAACAGTTAATATGTCTAATACGAACAATACATTTTCAATAGACCAGACAGCCGTTGCGCCTAATGGGGTCACTACAGGAAACCTTGTTTTCTATCTCACTACTGTAGCAGACTCATCTTCTTTTACTAATGGGTATACTATTAAAATTAAATCAGATACAGCCATGGATGTTATTATTGATAATATCACAAGGGTTTCCCAGGCAAAAGATTAAATAACAGACACTTTCAGGAAAAGACCTGGCGGTTACAATGCCAGTTTGGGCAAAAAAGACTATCTTTACAGCAACCAAACAAACAGTATTAATATGTCAGTAACACCAGAAGGAGCCAGGAAGGCTCAGTTATCTTTATCTGAAAGGGCACCAGTAGCTCATGCCGTTCTTTCAGGAGCAGAAAATATTTCAAAGTACAGCAAAGGAGTATGCCACGATGTGGTTGCTTATACTCTTTACATGAGAGGGGCCAAGATCAGTCCGGATCAATTGGCAGGTTCAGCAGGTCAAAAATGGTTAGAAACCTTCAACTATTCCGGAGGAAAAAAATGGGACGGTTATTCCCCAAT
Coding sequences:
- a CDS encoding response regulator; the encoded protein is MNCNQLKFFIVDDDLFCANAYEQYLKNLNYTDILYFATGEECLNSLDLKPDVIFLDHNMDDMNGFETLKKIKRYNPNIYVIMVSGQKEINIAVDALKYGAFDYLVKDHTVCQKMQNSINRILKIQEEIDKGNRNNGIFRLFSLFF